In the Candidatus Cloacimonadota bacterium genome, GCACGGAAGCCTATGGCAACGAAGACCAACCGGATTTTCGCAACCAAGTGATCGAGATCGATACCAAATATTCGCCTCTGGACCTTTTGCAGAAAGGCCTCACCGTGGAAATGGAGATGGGCCGGGCGCGCAAGGAACGCTGGGGGCCCCGGGTGATCGATATCGACATTTTGCTCTACGAGGACGAGGTGATGCAGACAATGTCCCTCACCCTGCCTCATCCGGATTTTCATAACCGCCGCTTCGTGCTGGAACTGCTCTGCGAGGTGGACCCAGAACTGAAACATCCGGTGCTGGACAAAACCATGGCCGAACTGCTCGAAGACCTTGGCCCCGCCGAGGAACAGCAATGACGGAACCAGCCGCGCTCATCCTGGCCGCCGGCAAAGGCACCAGGATGAAATCCAACCGGGCCAAGGTGACCTTCCCCATCGCGGATAAACCCATGGTCCAAAGAGTGGCGGACAGCGCTTCAAAGGCAGGCTGCGCAAGGATATGCGTGGTGGTTGGCTATCAAAAGGAAAGCGTGATCGCCTGCCTGGAAAATGACAAGCGCCTGGAATTTGTGGAACAAACCGAGCAACTGGGCACCGGCCACGCCGTGATGATGGCCCGGCCCCTGTTCACAGACCCGGACCAGGACGTGCTGATCCTCAGCGGCGACGTGCCCCTGCTCAGCGCGCAAACTCTGCAGCGGATGCATCAGGAACATCTGGCCTCGGGCTCAGTTTGCACGGTACTCACCGCAGTCCTGGACGATCCGGGCAAATACGGCCGCATCCTGCGCGACGCGGACGGCCGGATCAGGGGGATAATGGAGTTCAAAGATGCCTCGGAGTCGCAACGCTCCATCCGGGAATGGAATACGGGCATCTACTGCTTCCGCTCCGGCGATCTTTTCCACGCCCTGGACCAGATCTCGAACGCCAACCAGCAACAGGAATACTATCTCACTGACGTGGTGGCCATCCTTCACCAGGCCGGGAAAAAAGTGGCCGGGGTGGAGCTGGAAAATCTGGTGGAAGTG is a window encoding:
- the folK gene encoding 2-amino-4-hydroxy-6-hydroxymethyldihydropteridine diphosphokinase, with the translated sequence MIAWLCLGSNQLKPRTQVQKAVRILAADPKIRVLRKSSMVRTEAYGNEDQPDFRNQVIEIDTKYSPLDLLQKGLTVEMEMGRARKERWGPRVIDIDILLYEDEVMQTMSLTLPHPDFHNRRFVLELLCEVDPELKHPVLDKTMAELLEDLGPAEEQQ
- a CDS encoding NTP transferase domain-containing protein — its product is MTEPAALILAAGKGTRMKSNRAKVTFPIADKPMVQRVADSASKAGCARICVVVGYQKESVIACLENDKRLEFVEQTEQLGTGHAVMMARPLFTDPDQDVLILSGDVPLLSAQTLQRMHQEHLASGSVCTVLTAVLDDPGKYGRILRDADGRIRGIMEFKDASESQRSIREWNTGIYCFRSGDLFHALDQISNANQQQEYYLTDVVAILHQAGKKVAGVELENLVEVAGVNSQEQLAALEDQFVDAIRKRWLNNGVMIHNPQTVFIGDDVVLEQDAEVCQNTVIKGHSQICAGAHIGPGCFLADSYVSDNAILEGHNVLVDAHIPEGHILEFGEQVIEETFND